The Cherax quadricarinatus isolate ZL_2023a unplaced genomic scaffold, ASM3850222v1 Contig3946, whole genome shotgun sequence genome has a segment encoding these proteins:
- the ImpL2 gene encoding zwei Ig domain protein zig-3 — translation MMRTYILLGYVLVTIPSIPATPVHRQPHQQHTNTGSPGVPEEVFWGKQCSPRQVIVRLQQDTVLQCEVFAPTGTVLTWYKDHTLLDGKMGTVQESISSLERSTAKVHLSSVVYIDCASFEDQGEYHLEVRSPSHQVYSRYFTVNLTENEDLPGRTCWISTESMRLIPRIYQYARQAIGEPGNDVLLPCRLRGHLNSMSTTWLFKDTQVTSRHAKYKVLASGDLLVRSLRPEDRGVYTCQAYSNKLPGFIDQVHTFVYPLD, via the exons ATGATGAGGACTTATATTCTGTTGGGTTACGTGCTGGTTACCATCCCCAGCATTCCTGCCACTCCCgtg CATCGTCAGccacaccagcagcacaccaaCACAG GATCTCCTGGCGTACCAGAGGAGGTTTTCTGGGGTAAGCAGTGTTCTCCTCGCCAGGTGATAGTTCGTCTGCAGCAggacactgtcctccagtgtgaaGTCTTCGCCCCTACGGGCACAGTGCTCACCTGGTACAAGGACCACACTCTGCTGGATGGTAAG ATGGGTACGGTCCAGGAGAGCATTTCATCTCTGGAGCGGTCCACCGCTAAGGTCCACCTCTCCTCCGTCGTTTACATCGACTGCGCCTCCTTCGAGGACCAG GGCGAGTATCACCTGGAGGTGCGCTCCCCGAGTCACCAGGTCTACTCCAGGTATTTCACCGTTAACCTCACAG AGAACGAGGATCTGCCTGGGAGAACGTGCTGGATCAGTACGGAGTCTATGAGGTTGATCCCACGGATATACCAGTACGCCAGGCAGGCGATAGGTGAACCTGGCAATGATGTGCTCCTTCCGTGTCGCCTGCGTGGTCATCTTAACTCCATGTCCACCACCTGGTTGTTCAAGGACACCCAGGTCACCTCCCGTCACGCAAAGTATAAG GTGTTGGCTAGCGGAGACCTGCTGGTGCGAAGTCTACGACCGGAAGACAGAGGTGTTTACACTTGTCAAGCCTACAGTAACAAATTGCCTGGCTTTATTGACCAAGTCCACACCTTCGTCTACCCTCTGGACTAG